The genome window CCTCtacaacaaaatgaacaaaatgaaacaaaacgaCATTTTTTCTGAcaattttttgcatttctcaGAAAATATCCCTCTTAAGTTGTGTTACTGTTGTGAATAAACAAATCTGATCATAACATGTTTTGCTGTATTCCACAATAGCAATGTTATTTCTTAACCAGTAAATGCAGATTAGTATAATCTGACAGTTGACACATTTCAGCAATATAAATGACATTAAGTAATGCTGATCTGCTTGTCAGACAAACCTTCCCTAAAAACTCTTTCTTTTTCCGGTTTAGTTGCCGAACAAGTCAGAAAAAGTTCTAATAGGCTATCAATCAGTATTAAAGCAACACCGTATAATGGTATAGGGATATGTTTTATCTCAGTTGTTTACCAAGCAGGCATAACCCACTGTTCGGAGGTAATGTAAGAGTGGCTATACTGCCAGATAGCTGATAGGACGTGGTCGGTGTAGTAAACTGTGCGGTCTGATAACAATCTGACATTTAAAGGCAGCTTTGGTCTAATGCATAAGTATTTTAGGACCTTTGGTAAAAGCCATAAACAAAGGTAACAGCTCAGATCAGGATGGGTTTGACAATTCCAAAAGCGCTCCAACCGCACCAAAATATCCCTGGAAACAAATATGAAAGGAATACACACTGGTTAAGGGTGAACTGGTTACATGTTCTTTCAGATTTGTTGTTGAGCAAATACTATAAAAACACACCTCATGCCTGAGGAACAGAGCTTTGAGTTGTCCTTTGCTCCAGTAGTCCAAAGCATAAGCCAGCAACTTCATAGACAGCGTGTTCACTCGCAGAAAGTTTCCAACGAACACCACACGTTCAATATTCTGAATGAAAGAGGTTCAATAAGCATTTATACTGGAAACAAATCTATGAACAGGTGCTTTCAAAAAGCTGATTGACCCCTGGTCTCTCATAGCCCTGTACAATGCTGCTTGATCCAGATTTCACAAGGCAGCACCGTAAAGAGGCTGACAGACAAGAGCAAGACTTCAACAAAAGGCAGGAAACATAATATGGCTTAACCTTATAGTGTACCTCATTGAGTGCACACATGCGTGTGATtgagccaatgttgtttgtgatggtgaCAAGTGTGGCTCTAGCCAGATCCTCTTTAGAGACGGAGTCTCTCTTCTCCTTAGACATCACGTTCCCaaaactatgaaaaaaaaaaaaacgctgcaTTCATTAACCTGACAAACATGCATTATGTGAATTCACAGACATACACATTGTATGTGTCTATACCTGGATGCTACAGCCCATCCTGGCAGGCCAAATCTCTCATAGCCTCCACCATAGATGTCCTTGACTAGTTTATCTACACGTGTACTCTCTCCCTCTGACGCCATTGCAAGTGCCTCCTCAAAGGTGTAGCATCCAGTCAACAAGCAACACAGCCCAAGGAATGTACCACCACCCAGgctgaagatgatgatgacgaAACAGATCTGTTAGAGATGTTACCGAGTTATTAGAAACGAATGCAATAGTTTTCAAAGCTAATACCAACCTGGTTCCAGTAACCCGTTTGTAGTTGTCTTTGGAGTATACAGCCAGTATGCTGACCCCTGAGCCAATGTTGACCAGCAGCAGAGGAAAGGGACAGCTCTCCAGGTTGTAAGCTTTCTGCTCACAGCGCTCTGGGTCTGTTGGGTTCACAAAGTAGTAACATTCAGATGGACCACTTGAGACCACTGAGCCCATGTACAAAACCCCATTTATTAGGCAGTCCAGCTCATCCAGCTTCAACAGCTGCAGATTGGCCATCTTGAAGAGAAGAATCACCACAGAGAGACATT of Triplophysa dalaica isolate WHDGS20190420 chromosome 11, ASM1584641v1, whole genome shotgun sequence contains these proteins:
- the pank2 gene encoding pantothenate kinase 2, mitochondrial isoform X1; translation: MELNGFPCDGERCAEEQEESSARRLPLSKKTETICSIIATPSADSEAAGGGASKEHRKAKSTPAMLRLDSLKKNRPPFPWFGMDIGGTLVKLIYFEPKDITAEEELEEVESLKSIRRYLTSHTAYGKTGIRDVHLELSDLTLWGRKGSLHFIRFPTHELPAFLQMGRDKHFSSLHTTLCATGGGAFKFEDDFRTMANLQLLKLDELDCLINGVLYMGSVVSSGPSECYYFVNPTDPERCEQKAYNLESCPFPLLLVNIGSGVSILAVYSKDNYKRVTGTSLGGGTFLGLCCLLTGCYTFEEALAMASEGESTRVDKLVKDIYGGGYERFGLPGWAVASSFGNVMSKEKRDSVSKEDLARATLVTITNNIGSITRMCALNENIERVVFVGNFLRVNTLSMKLLAYALDYWSKGQLKALFLRHEGYFGAVGALLELSNPS
- the pank2 gene encoding pantothenate kinase 2, mitochondrial isoform X2; this encodes MVLAFPWFGMDIGGTLVKLIYFEPKDITAEEELEEVESLKSIRRYLTSHTAYGKTGIRDVHLELSDLTLWGRKGSLHFIRFPTHELPAFLQMGRDKHFSSLHTTLCATGGGAFKFEDDFRTMANLQLLKLDELDCLINGVLYMGSVVSSGPSECYYFVNPTDPERCEQKAYNLESCPFPLLLVNIGSGVSILAVYSKDNYKRVTGTSLGGGTFLGLCCLLTGCYTFEEALAMASEGESTRVDKLVKDIYGGGYERFGLPGWAVASSFGNVMSKEKRDSVSKEDLARATLVTITNNIGSITRMCALNENIERVVFVGNFLRVNTLSMKLLAYALDYWSKGQLKALFLRHEGYFGAVGALLELSNPS
- the pank2 gene encoding pantothenate kinase 2, mitochondrial isoform X3, producing the protein MDIGGTLVKLIYFEPKDITAEEELEEVESLKSIRRYLTSHTAYGKTGIRDVHLELSDLTLWGRKGSLHFIRFPTHELPAFLQMGRDKHFSSLHTTLCATGGGAFKFEDDFRTMANLQLLKLDELDCLINGVLYMGSVVSSGPSECYYFVNPTDPERCEQKAYNLESCPFPLLLVNIGSGVSILAVYSKDNYKRVTGTSLGGGTFLGLCCLLTGCYTFEEALAMASEGESTRVDKLVKDIYGGGYERFGLPGWAVASSFGNVMSKEKRDSVSKEDLARATLVTITNNIGSITRMCALNENIERVVFVGNFLRVNTLSMKLLAYALDYWSKGQLKALFLRHEGYFGAVGALLELSNPS